One genomic region from Eremothecium gossypii ATCC 10895 chromosome I, complete sequence encodes:
- the PET8 gene encoding Pet8p (Syntenic homolog of Saccharomyces cerevisiae YNL003C (PET8)), with amino-acid sequence MDSTFLASLVSGAAAGTSTDVVFFPIDTLKTRLQAKGGFFHNGGYRGIYRGLGSAVVASAPGASLFFVTYDSMKQQLRPVMGRWTASEQLAEVLTHMLSSSLGEMSACLVRVPAEVIKQRTQTHHTNSSLQTLRLILRDPTGEGVVRGLYRGWWTTIMREIPFTCIQFPLYEYLKKKWAAYAEIERVSAWQGAVCGSLAGGIAAAATTPLDVLKTRMMLHERRVPMLHLARTLFREEGARVFFRGIGPRTMWISAGGAIFLGVYEAVHSLF; translated from the coding sequence ATGGACTCGACTTTTCTCGCATCGCTGGTCAGCGGGGCCGCTGCCGGGACGTCCACGGACGTCGTCTTCTTCCCAATTGATACCCTAAAAACCAGACTGCAGGCAAAGGGAGGGTTCTTCCACAACGGAGGATACCGCGGAATCTACAGAGGGCTCGGGTCTGCGGTGGTCGCGAGCGCCCCGGGCGCCTCTCTCTTCTTCGTGACATACGACTCCATGAaacagcagctgcggccgGTGATGGGGCGCTGGACCGCCAGCGAGCAGCTAGCCGAGGTGCTCACGCACATGCTGTCGTCGTCCTTGGGCGAGATGAGCGCGTGTCTGGTGCGCGTGCCCGCAGAAGTCATCAAACAGCGCACGCAAACGCACCACACCAATTCGTCGCTACAGACGCTGCGGCTGATTTTAAGAGACCCGACCGGCGAGGGGGTGGTCAGGGGACTGTACCGTGGATGGTGGACAACCATAATGCGCGAGATCCCGTTCACATGTATCCAGTTTCCCCTTTACGAGTATCTGAAGAAGAAGTGGGCTGCCTACGCAGAGATTGAACGCGTGTCCGCCTGGCAGGGGGCTGTCTGCGGCTCGCTTGCTGGCGGTatcgccgccgcggccacCACTCCGCTCGATGTGCTGAAAACGCGGATGATGCTACATGAGCGGCGCGTGCCGATGCTGCACCTTGCGCGCACCCTCTTCCGAGAGGAGGGTGCCAGGGTGTTCTTTCGTGGTATCGGCCCTAGAACCATGTGGATCTCAGC